The Flavobacterium johnsoniae UW101 genomic interval AATGACGGTTAGATCACTAAAATTTTCGAATCATCTAATAATTTGTAATGATAATTATTTGATTTTCAATTTTAAAACCCTTCAAAAACACCTAAACCAAACAAAGCAAAATCATACTTTACAGGATCTGCAGCGTCCATTTTGCGGAGTTTTTTGTCTAATTCTGCCAAAGCTTTTGCGTCGTTTTGTTTTCGTTCTAAAATGCCCAATTTTCTTGCTACATTTCCGGAATGTACATCAAGCGGACATGATAAAACTGCTGGTGAAATGCTTTTCCAGATTCCTAAATCGACTCCTTTTGTGTCCTGGCGAACCATCCAGCGCAGGTACATATTAATGCGTTTTGCTGCCGAATTATTTAGGGGATCTGAAATGTGTTTTTGAGTTCGGGCTAAATGATCTGTTTCAAAAAATATTTTTTTGAATTCGCTGATACTTTTCTGCAGACTGTCTTTTTCCTGATTTTTAGCAAAAACAGCTTCAAGTCCGTTATGGTTTTGGTAAATATGCTTTAAGCCTTTTATAAATCCTCCAAAATCTTTTCCGTTGAAAGTACGGTGAACAAACGTTTCTAAATCGGCTAAATTATCTTCAGAATGTGACATAACGAAATCGTAAGGCGTATTGCCCATTAATTCCATCATTTTATGTGAATTCTTGATGATCATTTTACGGTTTCCCCAAGCGATTGAAGCACTAAGAAAACCTGCAATTTCAATGTCTTCTTTTTGAGAAAATAAATGTGGAATCTGAACAGGATCACTTTCTATAAAATCCTGATTGTTATATTGTATGACTTTCTCGTCGAGAAATTCTTTGAGTTCTTTTTGATTCATTTTGATGGGAATGCTTAATTGCTAATCTGGCCGTCGACCATGATTAATTTTCTATCAGCCATATTGGCTAATTCCTCATTGTGGGTTACGATTACAAAAGTCTGTCCGAATTCGTCACGAAGCTGAAAAAACAACTGATGTAAATTTTCTGCAGAATGGGTATCCAGATTTCCAGACGGCTCATCGGCAAAAATAACATCGGGTTTGTTAATTAAGGCTCTTGCAACAGCAACACGCTGCTGTTCTCCACCCGAAAGTTCGTTGGGTTTATGGTTAATTCGGTGTGACAACCCTAAATATTCTAAGATTTTTTTTGCTTCTTTTTCGGTTTCAGCTTTTGGTTTATTGGCCATAAAAGCGGGAATACAAACGTTTTCTAAGGCAGTAAATTCAGGCAGTAACTGGTGAAACTGAAAAATGAATCCGAGATTTAAATTTCTAAAATCAGATAGTATTTTGTCTTGCTTGCTTTTCTTTTTAAAATATCTGTTATAGTAAACAAGCATTGAAATTATAGGTAAAAATAAAGCTGTAACTACTACTATGCGTAACGTATCGTCGAAAATTTTAGTTTTAAAAAACAATAAATAAACAGCCAGGATAATGATATAAAGAGAACCTGCCCAGGTTATGATTTTAAAAGTTTTTTCTTGTTTTGAATTATCGTTTTCAATATCCTGCAGTTTTAAAATGTTTTCTCCATTTATAGTTAAAGATGAATCTGGGTTTCTTTCAGGTTTATCCAGTGTTCCTAAAATTTGCAGTAAAGTTGTTTTTCCGGCTCCGGAAGCGCCGACAATCGAAACAATTTCGCCTTTTTTAATATGTAAATCAACTCCTTTTAAAACCTCAAGTTTGTCGTAGAATTTATGTATGTTTTTTGCGTGTATCATTTAGTGAAACTGTTTTTACAAAGAAACGAAGATTATAATTATAATCAAATTGCAATATTTTAAATTCCAAAACTTTGGCTTTGTTTCAATTTAAATTTAAAATCAGAAATCTGTATTTTAAAAAAGGGTACATTTATTGTATGGGAATTTAGAAATTAAATTTAATAATGAAATAAAACAGTTTTCGTGAATTATTTTTAATTTCGAATAAACTCAAATAAGACTTAAAATGCAGGACTTAA includes:
- a CDS encoding TIGR02757 family protein, translated to MNQKELKEFLDEKVIQYNNQDFIESDPVQIPHLFSQKEDIEIAGFLSASIAWGNRKMIIKNSHKMMELMGNTPYDFVMSHSEDNLADLETFVHRTFNGKDFGGFIKGLKHIYQNHNGLEAVFAKNQEKDSLQKSISEFKKIFFETDHLARTQKHISDPLNNSAAKRINMYLRWMVRQDTKGVDLGIWKSISPAVLSCPLDVHSGNVARKLGILERKQNDAKALAELDKKLRKMDAADPVKYDFALFGLGVFEGF